cccctcccccacacttgGCCAGGGCTCCTGCTCCAGACCAGCTGTGAGCCACCTTTGTGACATCATGTGACAACTAAAGAGAACGATGACTTAAGCAGCCGGTTGCCCCACTATAGAGACTCTAGAATTTTGTGGACAGTATTTACTGGGCATCCCCACCCTGACCAAAGGCATTTCTGACCTGAGAGTTCAGTGATCTGGTCTCGGACAGAAAATGCTCCTGACCTAGACTAGCTCCATGGCTAGTCAGAGTACCGACCAGACAGAGCAAGTCAAACAGGCCCCATCGGGTGACCGAGAGCCAGCAACAGAGGTCCCATCTAATTCATCCCTGGATCCAAATCTGGATTCAAGGGAGATTTTGGAGACCCACAGTGACCAAGCCATGAGCCAAGATCCAGGCCCCCAAGACAACCTGCGACCACAGGACCCAAACCAAGGCGCCATCCACGTGGAAGAAAACCACCACCTTCTCGGGCTCTCCTTCCCAAGAAAGCTTTGGATGGTAGCTGAGGATGACGCCTTCATGTCCGTGCGCTGGAATGACGAGGGAGACACCGTGATCATTGAAGAGGATCTTTTCCAGAGGGAGATTCTTCACCAGAGAGGCCCAGGGAGAATTTTTGAAACAGACAGCTTGAAGAGTTTTATCTGCCAACTGAATCTCTACGGCTTCAGCAAAATACGTCCAAACGACCCTTCGGTTCACTCTCCAGGGAACAAGAGAATGATGGTAAAGTAGAGCGTCCTTCTGTTTCCCATGTTCTCCGTCCCTCGAACATCTTCCTAGCAGACCAAGATGAATGATGCACTGAAAGGGCTTAATTTCTGAGGATAACTTTTTTCACATGAGACTTTATTTACGGAAAGATGAGAAGGTATATTTGCTCCTTTTAAAGGACAGCCCCCTCAGAGATAATCTGCAGGTGTGACAAAAGACTCTGAGAGGTCACTTAATGTCAAGGAGATAGATGCACCTTAACCTAGGTATTATGTATGTTGAGTAAGCTCAGGCTCCAGGGCAAAATGAAACTTGCCAGCAAgttaaaaagatcttttctccCTAGGAAAACAAGACCATTctgattgggggggggggggggggggtgtgaatATTTGCTCCCAGGATGACTAACAGGATTGATTTCATTTCAGATGTACCGTAACTCCAAATTTCAGAAAGACAAGCCTCTGCTCATTGAGAACATTCGGAGAAGAGGCGACCTGAGAATTATCGCTCGGCCTGGGACCAGCGCAACAActccaaagagaaagaagcaggtaGCAGCTACGAGGCGCTCCCCACGAATCCGTCACAATGAACCCACCAAAGCAGCTGACGAAATGGCCCAGAAGGAAAACCCTAAAGCTCAGGGAACCAGTGGCACCTGGTGGTTCTTGTGTTCTGATATCTGTTCTGTGAGATGTGCCCTGGAAAATGGTCGCCGAAGTGAGCCAGGCAGCCCAAGTGGGGAGGGCACGTCCAGGAATAGTAAGTTTGTGCCCCTGGCTACTGCTGGAAGGGAGGGCGCAGGGGAACCACCCACCAGCCCCCATTACCCAGATCATGATTCGGTGATGTCCTTATACAACACCTGTTATTCCATCCTGCTGGCTGCCCTTTCAGTGATGTCCTCAAATGAGGCCCCTGACGAGGACGAGGAGCACAAGGGCTCCTCAGATTACAAATGTGTACTTTGTGAGCACTGCAAGGACAATCCAGGTCCCTAAGCTCACAGATGACCAGTGACAGATAAAAACGACTGTTTATAACCATGATGCAAAATTCTGAGAGAGTAAATAAAGAATCTAATGAGAATTGTAACCCGGTGTTCTTTCTAACTTGTGATACTACACACACCTCCTCAGATAAGCCTGAGGAGGCTGGAAATCCTGGTCCCAAACAGGCTTTGGTCCCCACTGTCCTCTCATTTAAAGAACCAGCGTTTTCACACATTCAGCCAAGGACTTGGCTAGGGAGTATCAAGGCAAG
Above is a genomic segment from Equus quagga isolate Etosha38 unplaced genomic scaffold, UCLA_HA_Equagga_1.0 HiC_scaffold_3734_RagTag, whole genome shotgun sequence containing:
- the LOC124232244 gene encoding heat shock transcription factor, X-linked member 3-like, with protein sequence MASQSTDQTEQVKQAPSGDREPATEVPSNSSLDPNLDSREILETHSDQAMSQDPGPQDNLRPQDPNQGAIHVEENHHLLGLSFPRKLWMVAEDDAFMSVRWNDEGDTVIIEEDLFQREILHQRGPGRIFETDSLKSFICQLNLYGFSKIRPNDPSVHSPGNKRMMMYRNSKFQKDKPLLIENIRRRGDLRIIARPGTSATTPKRKKQVAATRRSPRIRHNEPTKAADEMAQKENPKAQGTSGTWWFLCSDICSVRCALENGRRSEPGSPSGEGTSRNSKFVPLATAGREGAGEPPTSPHYPDHDSVMSLYNTCYSILLAALSVMSSNEAPDEDEEHKGSSDYKCVLCEHCKDNPGP